ATGTACTGAGTTATTCTCTCAGAATTAGATTCTTTAATTGGTATTAGTGCTTGATTTAGTCCTTTTAATAACTTTTTACTGTGATGAGGGGAAATGTATTTGTTCAGAGAATCATTTTACCATTCTTGGAAGgaaatatgtatgtatgtatgtgtgTGCAGTGTGCGCGTGGCCGAGAATAATAGGTAACTGATTGAGAGTTTTGAACCAAGAAGGAATAACAATGCAATTAAAACTTTTGATGCATTGTTGTTGCTTCTCTGTGACTTGCAGTTTATCAGTTTTTCTTCTGTATTGTAGTTGGTTAATGAGAAGTCTGttcaaacaattttaaaagatttgtACTTTTCATGGTTTCATCAGTGTTGTCAATCGCGGAAAATAGCAGTTTATTCAAATTTTACTATGCTATAGTGTTATAGCACCGGTATGGCCACATTTGACAACACTTGGTTTCATGGGATTTATTGAACATTTTGAAGGAAAAAGCTGCTTCTTATTATTAAACACCGCATCTTAAGCTTTGATGAATGGATATTCAATATTGATTGCTTCAACTTTGCTTTAAATGCTAATTTTGCCAGTGTTAATTCTTAAGCAAACATGTAAATCATTATAGGGAATAATTTGTAACATTAGTTGCTGTATTTGTTGTTGTCTTGTTTTTGTCATCGGATTGGTCAAACTCTTGAGTGACAGTATAGTAATGCTTCAGAAATGCATGATCTCTGTCTTTAGTAGGAAGCATTAGTACTATCAATGAAGTGTATATTTTCTTTCCTTGCCGAATTTTGATTGGTTTTAATGTGAATTTGTGCTTTCTGTCTATTTTCATTTCACAGATATGTAGCAGTTGGGAATGAGCCATTTTTGACATCCTACAACAATTCATTCTTGAACATCACACTGCCTGCACTGCAGAACATTCAAAATGCCATTAATGAAGCTGGTCTTGGCGACACCGTAAAAGCAACGGTGCCCTTAAATGCGGATGTGTATGAGTCTCCAAAAGAAAATTCTCTTCCATCTGCAGGAATATTTAGGCCGGATATCAATGGTCTCATGACTCAGATGGTAGCATTTCTCAACAAGAACGGTGCACCATTTACCGTCAACATTTACCCCTTCTTAAGTCTTTACGGAAATGACAACTTTCCTTTCAATTTTGCCTTCTTCGACGGAGTAGACAACCCGATAAACGATAACGGAATCATATACACCAATGTCTTTGACGCAAATTTTGATACATTGGTTGCCGCTCTCAACTCAGTCGGTTTCGGCAACACACCAATTTTGGTAGGAGAAGTAGGATGGCCTACAGAAGGCGATAAGAATGCCAATACCGGCAATGCATTAAGATTCTACAATGGCCTTCTTTCAAGGCTCGCAGCAAACAAAGGAACACCTCGTCGCCCTGGATTCATTGAAGTTTATCTGTTCGGACTCATAGACGAGGATGCAAAGAGCATCGCACCAGGGAACTTTGAGAGACACTGGGGAATATTTCGATACGACGGTCAGCCAAAGTTTCCAATGGATCTTTCAGGTCAAGGTTCAAACAAACTTCTAATAGGTGCACAAAATGTGAAGTATCTTGATTCAACGTGGTGCATGTTTAACCCTGATGCTAAAGATCTCAGCAAACTTGCCGATAACATAAACTTCGCTTGCACCTTTGGAGATTGCACTGCACTTGGATACGGATCTTCTTGCAACAACCTTGATGCTAATGGAAATGCTTCTTACGCATTCAACATGTACTACCAGACGCAGAATCAGAATCGTCAAGCATGCAATTTCGAAGGTTTAGCTAAGGTTACTACCGATAACATTTCAACACCTACTTGCAATTTCCTCATTCAGATAGTTCCTTCTGCAGCATCTTCTTTGATGCCCTCATTTGCTGTTTTGTTGTTTATTGCTTTTTCAATTATTCTCTTGGCTTAGTATTTTCTTGTACATACATTAGAGAGATGgtgctattttttatttatggtttCAACATTTATTTGGCCGGATTATATTTAGCTTATTGACTCATTAAATAAAGAATTTTTCATAGATTTTGAGTTAATTACTTGTAGGCTCTTTTGCATGAAATTTTCTTTTGGCTCTTTAAATCAGAACCAAGATAGCATCACTCTTATTACAAACATTAATGGATATTTTAGGACTATACAAAATTGAATTCAATCCATAAGAATCTCTAGTACTAATGaatatctttttattataatttttattatctattttcaagttttttttcctctttcgATGTAATATATTTCCTTGCATTGCTATATTCTAAATTTAATCGAAAGATTTAAGTTTAAAGATGGTTAGGAAAAAGCAATTCACTCGTTTGATTTGCttataaattcataaattatttgtatatacTGAACACTCgaattgtaaaatttattttttctctacgAAACTATACTTGTTGAATTTGGTCCCCAAGTTTTAATTCTTGGCTTGGTAGAATTCTTTTGTCATTTGAGGAGCCAAAATATTAGTGTGTATACatattgctttttttttcttataaagaaACTAAAGCCTATTTAtaagagatgaaaaaaaaaaagaaaaaaagagggAGCTATGGCTCCACTGTACCTTAGGTTCACATGTTTTTATCTACACATTTACACATTTGAtcctttacgtttattttaggtttcaatttggtctcttacgtttattttaggtttcaatttagtcccttatgtaacacccaaacacaatatttaaataaatctaactatagaaaattctttttaaaaaaaaaatacgcaacgaataaaaaaattaaaacgactCGAAGTCgaagataaaatataaaatagtggTTTAAGGTATTACATACTTCAAAGACATTACTAatgtaataaaatattaaacgTCACTTATAcagaattctttttttttaatataatacatctttaatttaattaaataaagacTCTATTAATCCTTCCCCGTGTTATAATatgagcggagcttcaccaacaACTCGAACACCGACAAACATACACAACCTGAGtatctggacccccaaaggtccaccacaaacacaaaacagagGGTTGGATAAAATAATCATAATTAGTGACTAATATATCGAATATCAGACACTAAATAACAAAGAACAGTTGAATAAATTCAATTCATACAACTCACATATGTATTAAGAACATATAGACATTCTCAAACATATTCATTTATTAAGTACTCGATAATTTGAGGaatacaaacatcaacaaataagGAAATacacaatgataagtatcattTAACAATTAAGAATATCACATAATTCATAATTGATTCTAATGTCACATAGATATGATGTCACATAGACATATCTATATGCATGTAGTACCAATTCATCATAATTTTGTATAACTTAATCCGAATGTTTTAGATCATCAACCCCGGATAAGACTCCCCCAtctgattttctttttcttcaacaaaataCTCAAAACTCCATCCACTACtagagtttgacaaaattagtctCATCTAGTCAACACGATTTTTGTCTacttatcaacaagagatcaaggacggtcAGTTCCTCAATTTGCCAATAAATAGCCAATAATCATGATGATTGCATAAACCATCTTTACCAAACTACAATAGTGTTTTCCTAAGATCATACACCATCGTGAATttaccaaattcaaattaattataacgCGAAAATTAATTTAAAGTTAAAGTAGTGCCAAATATAAGCAAACTCCATTAACTAAGAATAATTTCAGAAAACGGACTCCAAAATCGAAATCTAGGCGAAAAACTGAGAAAAATAGATTCCGGGtgaaaaaatcaacaaaagtcAAGGTCAACAGtctacaaaaaatatattttctgcaCTTTTTAATCCcaaaaacccttttttttttcttccaaaaattcATCCTAAAAATCCCTGAAAATTCATAATCGTGATTCCTATGTTTATGGTGTAATTAAGACTACTCATAACATCTTAAAGCATCAAAAGAACAACATCTAAGTACCATTTATTCATGAACACTTCAATATTTTCACCAATTTAGTGAAACTcccaaacaacaacaacacatcaagaacatattttttttcatataaatttcATCTCTAATCATGAATAAACACATAAAGAAGCATAATAAACACATCCCCATCAATTTCCACTCAAACCCTTATGAGATGGATGAGAGAAAGGGATGGAGAAAAGGGTTTTCTCCTCTCTCAATGATTTCACCTCTAAATCATGAAAACTAACCCCCACACCTTAGCTCAAGTTGAaatctttgttatttttcttgattttgttCTATGCTTCTTATACCTTCCTCTCTCTTCTTTCCTCTTCTAcgttctttttgtttttgtttttgaccaaaatgaatttttgtttctatttttttttttatatactcaaGTTACTATTTACTTTCTACACCCCCtctttacttattttttacttaacaATTAAGTAATATAACTCAATAACATATTCTACTTAATAGCTATTCTAATTACTAACTTAGTTTAAGTTCTCAATTAAAATTCGATTATGATTATTAATCCACATAATAGAAATAAACACAATCAATCGTACAATTAAAATAATagcataattaaataattactaaTACTCTAAAACGGATGTTACAACTCTTCCCCActtaaagaattttcgccctcgaaaattgcCCGACTAAAACAACCCCGGATAAGACTCCcccatatgattttttttttcttcaacaaaataCTCAAAACTCCATCCACTACTAGAGTTTGAAAAAATTAGTCTTATCTAGTCAACACGATTTTTGTCTacttatcaacaagagatcaaggacggccagttcctcaatttgccAATAAATAGCCAATAATCATGATGATTGCATAAACCATCTTTACCAAACTACAATAGTGTTTTCCTAAGCCCGAAACATCCGAAAAGTAACATTCTACAACAAGTACCACTCATTCATTTCACTTCgaaaataacttaaagttactatcttacttaaaaaccacgtcaaCAAATAATTAGacacttacatagtgaataataaatttgggtcgttacaccttacgttttaaaaaatatcaatttgatcccttatgtttattttaggtttcaagttagtcatttccgtcaattttgtcagatgtggcagccaatttgcatatgtggacatacatgtggcacttggacacactgacacgtgtactgttcaaacggtgttagt
This genomic interval from Trifolium pratense cultivar HEN17-A07 linkage group LG6, ARS_RC_1.1, whole genome shotgun sequence contains the following:
- the LOC123890065 gene encoding glucan endo-1,3-beta-glucosidase 8-like, translated to MEQNLILRMVLMVGLMGCFCCYVEGLGVNWGTQATHKLPPETVVKMLKDNGIQKVKLFDADDTTMSALAGSGIEVMVAIPNNQLEVMNDYKRAQQWVRKNVTRYNFDGGVKIKYVAVGNEPFLTSYNNSFLNITLPALQNIQNAINEAGLGDTVKATVPLNADVYESPKENSLPSAGIFRPDINGLMTQMVAFLNKNGAPFTVNIYPFLSLYGNDNFPFNFAFFDGVDNPINDNGIIYTNVFDANFDTLVAALNSVGFGNTPILVGEVGWPTEGDKNANTGNALRFYNGLLSRLAANKGTPRRPGFIEVYLFGLIDEDAKSIAPGNFERHWGIFRYDGQPKFPMDLSGQGSNKLLIGAQNVKYLDSTWCMFNPDAKDLSKLADNINFACTFGDCTALGYGSSCNNLDANGNASYAFNMYYQTQNQNRQACNFEGLAKVTTDNISTPTCNFLIQIVPSAASSLMPSFAVLLFIAFSIILLA